Genomic DNA from Desulfonema ishimotonii:
TGGGCGAGAAGCTGAGTCCGCCACGGGTGCCCATGTTGGTGAGGGTAAAGGTGCCGCCCTGAAGGTCATCGGGCGAAATTTTACGCGCCCGTGTGCGCGTCACCAGATCGCCCAGTTCCACGGCCAGATCCGTAATGCTTTTTCGGTCCACATCCCGCAGCACCGGCACAATCAGCCCGTCGTCCGTGTCCACGGCCACCCCGATATGCCAGTATTGTTTCAGTACCAGCTCCCCGGCCTCCGGGTCGGGGCTGGCGTTGAAACGCGGATAGTGTTTCAGGGCCGTTACCGCAGCCTTCAGGGCAAAGACCGTCAGGGAAAGTTTGCCCCCCTTTTCGGCGATGCCCGCCTTGTGCTTTTGCCGGAACGCCTCCAGAGCGGTGATGTCGGCCACATCCTGGCTGCTGACGTGGGGAATCTGTGACCAGGACAGCGCCATGTGCCGGGCCGTGGCGCGCCGGACGGAGCGGATCGGCTGGCGTTCCACCGGTCCCCATCTGCTGAAATCGGGCAGGGGCGGTACCTTGATCGTCAGAGGGCGGGGCGGGGGGGGTATCGGCGAAGCCGCCTTGGAGGTCGCATCCGCAGGCGGGGCAGGGACCGGAACCGATTTGGGTTTTTTTTCGGCAGTCGGTGTTTTTCCCCCTTCCGCAAAGGCCCGCACATCGTCAGCCGTGACCACGCCGCCCCGTCCGGTGGGGGAAATTTCATGCAGATCCGCGCCCAGTTCACGGGCCAGTCGGCGGGTGGCCGGGGAGGCCGGAACCGGGCCTTTTTTACCGGTCCGGGGCTTCTGTTCCGGAAGCGGCGGCGGGGCTTCAGCGGACGGGCCTTTTTCTTCGGCGGCTGTGGTTTCGACCAGCCCGGTATCGGTATCCGCCACGTCAAACCGCATCATTTCATCGCCGACCCTGACCAGATCCCCCGCCTTCACCAGAATCTCCCGCACGGTGCCGGTGAACGGGGACGGGATTTCCACGGCGGCCTTGTCGGTCTCCACCTCCAGTATCGTGTCCCCCTCCCTGATCGAATCCCCCACGGAGACGGTTACGGCCATGACTTCGCCTTCGTGAATGCCTTCTCCCAGGTCGGGCAGCCTGAATGATTTCACCATAGTGTCACCTCCGGTTCAGGTTTCCAGCAGACGCCGTGCCCGGCGCACAATCCGCCCGGCATCGGGGATATAGTGCTTTTCCCGGCTGAAAAGCGGCGTCACCACGTCGTATCCCGTGACGCGGGCGACCGGCACCTCCAGATAGTAAAAAGCCTTTTCCACCAGCCGGGAGACGATCTCCGCGCCCGGACCGAAGCTCATGGGCGCTTCGTGAACGATCATGGCGTGGCCGGTCTTCCTCACCGATGCCACAAACAGGGTCTCGTCCAGGGGGGATATGGTCAGCAGGTCGATGACCTCGGTTTCGATTCCCCGCTCCTTTTTCAGCATTTCCGCCGCCTCCAGCGCGGGCCGGATCATGGCTCCGTAAGCAATGATTGTCAGGTCGCCGCCCTCCCGCACCATCCGGGACTGCCCCAGGGGCAGGGTCTCCTCTGCTTCGGGAACCTCTTCGCGGAACGCCCGGTACAGGGCCTTGGCCTCGTAAAACACGACCGGGTCCGGATCCCGGATGGCGCTGACCATCAGCGCCCTGGCATTGCGCGGCCCGGACGGAATGACCATTTTCAGGCCGGGGATGTGCGCCCAGAAGGCCTCGCGGCTCTCCGAATGGTGTTCCAGCGCCCGGACGCCGCCGCCATAGGGCGCGCGCATGACCATCGGCACATGATACCGGCCCTGGGACCGCCAGCGCAGGCGGGCCGCGTGGTTTTCGATCTGGTGAAAATTCTGATAGGCAAAGCCGGAGAACTGAATCTCGCACACCGGCCTCAGCCCGTAGACCGCCATGCCGATGGCCATGCCCACAATACCGGCTTCCCCCAGCGGGGTATCCAAAGCACGCTCCGGACCGAACTGCTCATGCAGGCCGTCCGTGACGCGGAAGACGCCGCCGTCCACCCCCACATCCTCGCCCATGACGATGACCCGGTCGTCCGTTTCCATTTCCTGGCGCAGGGCCAGGTTGATCGCCTGAACCATTGTCATCTTCGCCATGATTCAACCCCCTTTGCAGTGATCAGTCAGCAGTGATCAGTTAACAGTTAGCGGTTTATTGTTCGCGGCTGACGGATCACTGGTCATTGTTTACTGCTGACTGATCACTGATCATCGCGTCCCGCTGCTCCGCAAGATGGGGCGGGAGTGTTTCATAGGCATGGTTGAACATGTCCGGGGGATCGCCCATCTCTTTCATTTGGGCCTCGGCACGGTCCACTGCCGTCTGAATCTCCGCCAGCACCTCGGCCCTGACCGATTCGATCTCCGGGTCTGTGAGCAGGTTTTTGTGTTTCAGATAGATCTGAAACCGTTTGAGCGGGTCCCGCCGCTGCCATTTTTCCACCTCTTCATCGCTCCGGTACCGGCTCGGATCATCGGCGGTGGTATGCATCATCACCCGGTAGGTGACGCATTCGATCAGGGTGGGGCCCTTACCGGCCCGCGCCCGCTCCACGGCCTCCCTGGTGGCCGCATAGACCGCCAGAATGTCGTTGCCGTCCACCTGAATGCCCGCCATGCCGTAAGCCAGGGCCTTCTGGGCAATGGTTTCCGAGCGGGTCTGCTGAGACCGGGGAATGGAGATGGCCCACTGGTTGTTCTGGCAGAGGAAGATCACGGGCGCGTCGTAAACCGCCGCAAAGTTGAAGGCCTCATGCACGTCCCCCTCGGAGGTGGCCCCGTCGCCGAAAAAGGTGAGGGCCACATCGTCCTTTTTCCGGTACTTCATGGCCCAGGCAAGTCCCACGGCGTGAAGCGGGTGGGTGCCCACGGGAATGGAGACGGGCAGGTCGTTGCGCCCCTCTTCGATCTTTCCGCCCTCGTTAAACCCGTTGTTGCCGATGATAATGCTTTCCAGGGAGCGGCCCCGCCAGATTTCTGCCGGTGTCTCCCGGAAGGCGGGAACCATCCAGTCCGTGGGCCGCAGCAGGGCGACCGCCCCGAGAGAGGCCGCCTCCTGCCCCGTAATCGGGGGAAAGGTGCCGATCCGGCCCTGGCGCTGAAGGCTGAGCAGGCGAGCGTCGAATTCCCGCGCCAGCACCATGGCCCGGTACAGCCTGCGCAGAAGATCGTCGGGAATTTCCGGTTCCAGGCTCTCGTCCAGAACGCCGTTTTCATCGAGGATGGCGAGCCAGTCAATCTGGCCGGGGAGTTTAATCGGGTGTCTTGGCATGGTCATTCTCCTTTCGTTGCGCATGTCTGTGACGGGCGTTCGCGGATCTCAGAATGGAAAAACGGTCGTCCGGCAACCGGAAGGGGCGGGGGAAGAGGCCCTCCCGGATGAGGCCGGTTGCAGGGGAAAATGTCATCCTGCCCAACTGCCGGAATATCCTGAACGCTTTTCACACACAGGGGGGGCGGTGTCTGATTTTCAGCGGGCCTGCCGGACCGGGGGAAAGCGGGTTTCAGGTTTCGGGTTGTC
This window encodes:
- a CDS encoding dihydrolipoamide acetyltransferase family protein, which translates into the protein MVKSFRLPDLGEGIHEGEVMAVTVSVGDSIREGDTILEVETDKAAVEIPSPFTGTVREILVKAGDLVRVGDEMMRFDVADTDTGLVETTAAEEKGPSAEAPPPLPEQKPRTGKKGPVPASPATRRLARELGADLHEISPTGRGGVVTADDVRAFAEGGKTPTAEKKPKSVPVPAPPADATSKAASPIPPPPRPLTIKVPPLPDFSRWGPVERQPIRSVRRATARHMALSWSQIPHVSSQDVADITALEAFRQKHKAGIAEKGGKLSLTVFALKAAVTALKHYPRFNASPDPEAGELVLKQYWHIGVAVDTDDGLIVPVLRDVDRKSITDLAVELGDLVTRTRARKISPDDLQGGTFTLTNMGTRGGLSFSPIINYPETAIMGMGAARLQPVVRDSRTGKPEIVPRLILPVILAMDHRVLDGADGARFLRTVITALEDPETLMLTMV
- a CDS encoding alpha-ketoacid dehydrogenase subunit beta, encoding MAKMTMVQAINLALRQEMETDDRVIVMGEDVGVDGGVFRVTDGLHEQFGPERALDTPLGEAGIVGMAIGMAVYGLRPVCEIQFSGFAYQNFHQIENHAARLRWRSQGRYHVPMVMRAPYGGGVRALEHHSESREAFWAHIPGLKMVIPSGPRNARALMVSAIRDPDPVVFYEAKALYRAFREEVPEAEETLPLGQSRMVREGGDLTIIAYGAMIRPALEAAEMLKKERGIETEVIDLLTISPLDETLFVASVRKTGHAMIVHEAPMSFGPGAEIVSRLVEKAFYYLEVPVARVTGYDVVTPLFSREKHYIPDAGRIVRRARRLLET
- the pdhA gene encoding pyruvate dehydrogenase (acetyl-transferring) E1 component subunit alpha; translated protein: MPRHPIKLPGQIDWLAILDENGVLDESLEPEIPDDLLRRLYRAMVLAREFDARLLSLQRQGRIGTFPPITGQEAASLGAVALLRPTDWMVPAFRETPAEIWRGRSLESIIIGNNGFNEGGKIEEGRNDLPVSIPVGTHPLHAVGLAWAMKYRKKDDVALTFFGDGATSEGDVHEAFNFAAVYDAPVIFLCQNNQWAISIPRSQQTRSETIAQKALAYGMAGIQVDGNDILAVYAATREAVERARAGKGPTLIECVTYRVMMHTTADDPSRYRSDEEVEKWQRRDPLKRFQIYLKHKNLLTDPEIESVRAEVLAEIQTAVDRAEAQMKEMGDPPDMFNHAYETLPPHLAEQRDAMISDQSAVNNDQ